From the Anopheles merus strain MAF chromosome 2L, AmerM5.1, whole genome shotgun sequence genome, the window TCTGtgtatgtttatgtgtgtgtatgtgtgctgtgtgtgctgtgtgagCTTTGTTATGGGGCtggtttttcccccttttcgcATTCGCAAAAGGCATGCAAAGAAGCGCAGCGAACATCGAGAAGCGAAACCATTTAATGATGCGGTGTGCGGTTCGGGGTGaatccgacacacacacagcccgaaaccaccaccaccttcctgcacacttgtttttttgcaaggGCAACCGACGAACACTGCGAGGGCTGCGCTAATGGGAGAACGCTTTACATCACTCATCCAGCCGCCCGATGACAGGCTCGTGTGGAAGGTGTTTGGTGTGTTTGATTATATTGCCCccctttggtgtgtgtgttttcccgcCCTCCAGCAGCCTTCTTCTGCTCTTTATTCTTCGCGATAGGAACGATGGGCCCTACACACTCAGGGCATTTTCCCAGCGATTCAGGGCCTTTTTTCGATGGCTGGTTAATTATTGGCTTTACAGCGAACCAAAAGGTTCTATCGGAAGGAACAGTCCGAGAGAATAGGGTCAGCTGAGCTCGCTCTAAAACAATGCTAACTACCATTTGATAAAGGTtaaaagtaaagtaaagtaaaagtataaattaaaaaaaaacaaatgactCGCTGACGGATGCATCTCACATAGTAGACAAGATTGCGTCAAAAAACTGCCCCACAAAACGCTCGCAGGAAATGGAATCAATCTCCTGTTCTTAAATACAttttgcaccacacacactgacCTAGCACACCGAAACAGCTCCATAAACGAATCATAAATCTAGTATTTTCCCATTGAAAAAAGGACAGCTGTTCAATTCGGCGAGCAAGTACCCTTTTTGTTGACCACAACCAATCGAAAGGTGTCCAGCTGGCTGTCAAATATAAATCCTCTACCCCTAAAGGGCAATGAGTGCGTTTAGGTGTGTGAGCAAAGATCAAcatataacacacacacacacacacacacacacagacacacacagaggggAGGCAAAGGGGAAAGGTCCCTATGTTTGCCCACCACACGGAGAATAAAGTTCGACAGCCGGGGAAATTGTTATCCGCTTTTCGCAGTACCGCAACGACCGACTGTGGCTGTGTGACACGTTTGCACATTAAATTGTGCAATTATTaatgctgcagcagcagcagcaacggatGCAGTAAAAGGTGGAGTgcgaatgagagagagagagagagagagagagagagagtatgaATAAAGCAGGAGCATAATCGGTACTCACTGGAGATTGGGTTGAGTTTAGTATTTTGTTGCTAAACAAATTAACAATAAATCAGAAATCAAATCCAACACTCAATATTACTCAATTACTCGTGGAAACACTCGCCAAAATGACTCCCCAACGTAACCTCAAAGCTCCCTAAAGCCACAGCAAGGTCCACTTCCCACAGGCTGGCCTTACCAGGTCCTGCCAAGGCTGGTGGTTTGCGGTTTTTGTGGCCATCTCCATCTCCATCGTCCTTAGACGGAACAGGGACTTGAAGAATGAAGCCGTTTGACACTCCCTAGCACCCTTCAAACCTACACACATTTAGCATTTAATCTCGCTCTCGAAAGTTCACCGGAATGCACCTTCCAGAGTTTAACTACACATTCACACAATGCAAACGAACAAATGTCATACAAccgagataaagagagagagagagagagtggaagGTCCTGCTCCCTTGTCATGTTTTATggtgaattttaaaatatcactGCTTTtatccccctccccctccccctttttttattgGGGACATGGCATAAGAATCGGTCAAAAACATTGACCACAGTTATTGTGTTGCgacttcaaaacaaaacccaaaagACAGTCGAAAAATGCCCGCAAATAAAAAGTGCACCTTTTCTATAATGCAGCGCGTAGTCCACGGAAAAAGCCTGCCACAAAGCCAAACaatatccacacacacacacacacacacgctggttGACGGGCCCAATTTTTGGCTGGTCCGTTGCGTGTGAGGCAAGAAGGCCGCAATATTTCGGGCAATTATAATTTCATGACTTTAATTCGGCTAATGTGTCAAAAAAGCACCGGATCACTTAAGAGCCGCACGTTTGGGGCGTTTGGGGCGTGGGGGTTCCCCCCAAAACCATGAAAAACGGTTGAAAACCCCCCAAAACGATTGACGTGGGAGAGTGGCGTTTCTGCTGCCCCGGCAttcgttttcatttgttttattcattgaTTAATCGTTTGTGTATGTTGTGATTCGTTTCGAGTCTattatttccattttctttttgctcgATAAATATATCGGTCTTTTGACAggcgattgatttttttcttttgttgtttttatgtcACTGTCTTTTTTATCGttcgtttttgcttttgcgtgttttgtttctcATTTGAGgatttttatcatatttttttttctcctttcgttttgtgttgtttactGCTACATTCGTCATATTTAATAAAGTTCTGATGGGTTGGTTTTGTTCTCTTCTTTTACTGTTACTTTTCTTGTTCGCTTTTGATTGACTTTTAATTAAACGCTGCTTTCTTATTCTATCTTTTAATTTGGAGATCAtcatacaacttttttttgtatattttttactaAATATTTACACCTCTTCTCGCATCGCTATTGGTCCTATCTTTTGCACTAATTATACATTatcgttcttcttctttctccccTATTCAAACCCAACAGCAGAAAGTTACCAATACCAGCTTCAGTCGATGTGGCAGAAGTGCTGGAACAGCCAGAACCTGATCCACCATCTGCGCTTTCGCGAGCGCGGCCCGCTAAAGTCCTGGCGCCCGGAAACGATGGCCGAAGCGATCTTCAGCGTGCTGAAGGAGGGCCTGTCGCTGTCTCAGGCGGCCCGCAAGTACGACATCCCCTACCCGACGTTCGTGCTGTACGCGAACCGGGTGCACAACATGCTCGGTCCGTCGATCGACGGCGGTACGGATCTGCGGCCGAAGGGTCGCGGTCGACCGCAGCGCATCCTGCTCGGCATCTGGCCGGACGACCACATCAAGGGCGTCATCAAGAGTGTCGtctttcgcgatgccaaaGAGATGAAGGAGGAGCCGATGATGTACGGCCGACACTCTGTAAGTAGCGCCAACACCATGGGGGTACGTTCAATTCgcggatttttttgttttgtgaagtgacgcacgcacgcacgtacacGCTCGTCCTCtgtctcttttctttttacgGGGGGAATGGTTGCACatgaaattgtttaaatttgcaatgaaaattaaaaaaatacattttcttaaATTACTAATTGCAACACAAATCACTACAGTTGAGGTTCTTTTCACattatctttctttctttctatcCTTCTTTCTCGTCATACAGAGTTTTCCAATatcaatattatttttcattgcttgcaagatgtttttcaacacatttcaaatgttgtatttgcatcaAAAAAATTTTATCAATTCTCTGGcaagattttcaacacatcgcaagctggattgagttctacagttctttgtgatgtgttgaaaatcttgTGGAAGAATGGAAATTTTAGTATGATGCAATTACAACACGCGCCAGGTGTTGTAAAACATCTGACAAGCAgtgcgagatgtttttcaacaactGTCTAAAGTTGTATTTTCATCACAATACATTGTTCTGtacttccacatgattttcaacacgactcaagctgggttgagtttgacagttctttgggATGTGTTGAACTAAAATTTAGATTGTGATGTCTATACAATATGTGactgctgttgaaaaacatcttgcaagCGGTGAGCAATGATGTGCaccttcaaaagtgcgttagaaaaccctgtaatgctgATCACACTAGAGAGTAAAATCGTTTCACGAGTCTTATTTCTTACACGAGGTTTTTtctaatttaatttttctatAATTTAAAGATAGTTTTTATTGcttaaaacacaattttgttatttcatgttttccttttcgttcatatgattttcaacacatttgctAGGTTtacattgtttttattattttattttattatttattactatACGAAAATCTGTCTGATTGAATTTGAAAAGTGGCTTATAAACGCTTCAATTCTAATTGGTGATTGGAATTCGTTAACCTCTATTGGAACTAATGCTTATTGTACACTCTCAACATTAATTGGATTATCTACTAAGCTTCAAGTTAAGTGCTCTTGCTGCTCTCGTTGCGTTTGAGCCGCCAACCACAAAGGCGGCCAGCAGCTGACCATTCCCCCCTTTCCGTTGCGCTGATCTTTATCCATTTATACGTTCTTTTTTTAGTAATTTATCGAATCCTTCCAGCCTTTTCCCTTTCAAGACAACCCCCTGAGCTACGGACCGACCGCACCGAACGGTCAGCTACCCTCCGTGGCGACCGGCACCAACGTCCCGGACGGCATGTCGCAGGACGCGCTGACAGCCGCCACCGTGGCCGCCGTCCGCCAGCAGATGTGCAATATGGTCGCGGCCGCCCAGCACCACCCGGACGCCGCCAATCTCGTGGCGGCGGCCGGCTTCAACCTACCGTCCCACTGTGGCACACCGCCCAACCTGAGCATGCAtccggcagcggcagcggccgccgccgccgcagccgccgccTCGAACGCATCCGCCGCCGGTGGACCGAGcgggggcggcggcggcggtggctcGAGCGGTGCCATCCCGCTCCCGAAGATGGGCTCACCGGCCGTCCCGTCGACCGGGCACGGTAACAACAATGGTGGCTCGGGCGCCGGCATTCAGATGCCGCGCCTGGGCTCGCCCGCCGGGTCGAGCGGGCTGGCGAAGGAGCACGAGCTGCAGCAtcacggcggcggcggcggcggcagcggagGGCTTGGTGGTGGATCCGGGGGCGGTATATCCCGGGCGACACCGCCCGGTGCCCGGGACCGTGCGATGACGGCCCGCTCCAATCTGGCCGCCAGCGAGACGggccgcagcagcagttccGCCGGCAGCATCCATCGATCGTCACCTTCCAGCAGTGCCGGCTCGTCCCTGAACCACCAGCACCCGGCCCATCTGTCCCATccgcaccatcagcagcagcatcaccaccagcaccagcaccaccaccagccgcACCACGGACATGCGCACCATCTGCCGCACCACAACCCCCTGTCCCATCTGGTGGGTGCGGGCGGCGCGTCGGGCGCCCTCAGCATAACGAAGCTCGGTTCGCCCGGCTCGGCGCACGACCTACGCATCAGCAACAGCCCCGACGAGAGCCCGCTCGCCTCCCCGATCGGGCTGGCGATGGAACCGGCCGTCAATCTGGCGCTCGGGGCCGGCGGCACCCAGCCCGGGCCCGAGGATGTGCGGCTGCACGTGCCGCCCCCGTACGGCAGCAAGCCGCCGTCCCGGGGCGGTGGAGCACCGTCCGCCGGCTACGCCAGCAACTCGTCCCCACCGCGACCCGAGCACCTGTTCCAGGATCAGGACATTGCGGCGCTGGTAGCGACGACGCGGGCCGCCTGCCCACCGTCCCGCGTGCCCGACTACAAGGACACGGCGGTACGGCCACCGGCCTCAATCAAGGTGGAACCGCTGACCGAGTGTCGGGGCGATTAAACCGGCACCATGACGCACACAGGCACTCgggcacacaagcacacatacatCCACCAGCACCCCGCACCGCTATCCCACCCCGAACTGGGCGCCATCGGTGGCTCCCTCTATCGGTCGGTCTTTTAAGTTTAGACAATTTTTAATATGTGATATATTTAAGCGGAAGAGCGCTCGGGCGAGAGTTCCCACAAGTCTTCTCCCTGGTGCAGTGGCGTCGCGAGTGGGTCATAACGGAACCCCCCCATTGTCCTGCTCGCCCCATTTCGCTTCCACGTGTAGGCATTAAATGTAGTTGTGagcatatatacatatacactATACACAGTATTTATTTGGACAGTTTCCCATCGCTGGGGGGGAAACAACTGCAACTTACAAACATGGGGGACATGCTTCcaacattttgtgtttgtgtgtgtgtatgcgtgtggcAGATGGTGTATGGGAGGAGCACAGCAATGAGCCAAGagataaaaaatgaagaacaAAATCACCCTCCCAGATAAGAGTTTGTGTGCAATAAGGAGTGGTGGGAAAAGCTCGGCGAACGACTATTGGGAGCGAAAAAGAGACAAAAGGCAAGGAACACCATGAGAAAGAGAGGCACAGATAGAAAGCACACGATTGGCAAAACATGTAAAATGGAATCTTACATTCCAAACTGTCATCAATCTTATCGCAAAACGGTCGAAAAGAACTGCCGTGTCCTAAGCGCTAACGTAGCCGGAAAAGGAACGGAACAGTCCTTTGGAAAggtgaaaaagagagagagggagaaagaaaatgataatttaaaaaaattgaaaccatTACAACGTAAAAGGggcaaaagatttaaaattgCATCATGACTTCTAACTAATGtgtgtacaaaacaaaacaaaacaaacaaacggtaTTGAAAgtttcaacaacaaaagcatACAAATAGAGAGCAAGCGACACCTGCACGCCTGCATTCTCGCTGGTTGTGGTAAAACTCAAACCCAAACCCTCTGAAAAGGTGTGATCGGCTTTGTAAGATCACCGAATTGTGCGTTGAGGAGCGATTTGAATTGCATACCTTGCAGGCGGAAGAGagcaaaatttaaaacaaaaataaaaacatgagCTAGGGACTATTTTGTACACGGGCGAACACATTTATAATGCCAAACTTTCGGACcttacaaataaaacaaagtaaaagggggagataaagaaagggaaaaacaaaaatctctaCCAGTACTTTCGGCTACCTTATCAATGGACGGAGATGAAGCGAaactgaaacaaacaaacaaacaaatagtttAGCAAAAAGGACAAAACAGAGTAACACATTGCTATACAACAAAGAAGAAAGATGAGAGagatgaatagaaagagagagagagagagagagagagagagagaaagtaagAGAACAACAATCCAACCTTTTAGGCCTTTTAGATTGAAGCATTTTTCTGCCGAGTGAGCTGAAGCAAtcctcgcaaaaaaaaaatggaacgaaTGGAACATGGAACGAATACGTTGTTTAGTTAATTGAATTTTGCGTTCCCAATTTTACGTTGCACTACGACCGTGTGCACAAAACTGCTACCACCAGGTTCGTtgtggtgaaaaaaaaaatatagcaaACCGGCACCAGCAAACCGGACCGAAGAAAAACCCACTACAAAAGCACAAACAAGAAGGAAAAATGGAAGGAATTAAACAAACAGGCACGATCTGCAGCAAGTTTTTGGCAGAGAACTAGCGACAAAACCAAAACTGCTGCAAAACTACTAAACAAGCCAAGGAACGAACGCTCCTCTTTTCGGACGGAACCCCTTAAAGTATCACGGATCTCTGCCCGGACGCCCCTACTCCTCTTAAAAAGGCAAAGCATGTTACCATTTTttggcaaaccaaaaaaaaaaacataaaacaattttcGGCGAAAAGGTGAAAACGTTTAGGCAAAAGTAGGAACAAAGTAGCGAAAATTTattacaacaaaaatacaagcAACCTTTCGGCCTATGTGTTCAAAAAAGTGAAGAAAcatgagaaaaaaacaagaagtagaagaaaacaaagtaataaaaatcgcaaaaaaatGGCGAACAAAACCCTGTTTTTGGCTAGGAGAGAGTAAcaaaattttatgcaaaatttaacaaaattattaacGCGAAAAGAATGATACAAAATTATAGTAGCAGAAAAGAGatatatttaacaaaattgcGTACGGTGCAGGTGAGCGCTTAAAGGAAACACAAATCGTACCAAAAAACGATACAAGGAGTGTAAGACAGGAATAAAAAACACggcgaagaaaaaacaagtAGTAGTAGGCCTTTGGACAAAAAGCGCAGTGAAAAGagcgggaaagaaaacgaaagagACAAAGAGACAAAAGTGCCTTCCACTTCCCTTTACGAAGCGTGTAacagaaagcgagagagagcgagagaaaaaagagagaaagaaaacagaaacaaaaaaccacaaatCTATAAACCAACCGGGTGAAACTACGGTGAACTGAACACGGTgaagaaagtgaaagaaagcaaaccaaTAATACCACAATGGCGAAACACGAGTGGCTGGTGTAGTTGTTAGTTTTATAGTGAGTAAACTGGTGCAGGAGAATACAAAAATTGTTACAACACTTTTCGGCAAACCGGTAAATCTATGTATCAAAATCAAAGTCAGATATAGAGTgtattcgtttcgtttttctgTTGGTTGTTCCAGTGCACTGTACGAGGACAGTGAgatgtgtgagagagagttagggagaagaaaagaatgagagatcttttaaaaaattataaaatcatACTCAAGCAATGGGAAAAGATGTACTCTAGGAAGGCGTACGTGAGACAAAGTTTGCTTCAGTAACCGTTCAGACCAAAATTTTAAAAgtcaaaattaaagaaaaaagatgTTTTAAGGCATTTATGTTACCCCCAAAAAACATCCAGCTCTGTGGAAAAACAAATGAGGAAAAActgtgaaaaaaacaaacaaaatcccaACAATAGTCATCATGTTTTGCAACATTTGCTAAAACAACCCCCCTAAACAAGGATGCaacaattgaaaaagaaaCTATTATTTGCCGGAGTCTAGCCGTTTCAGACCCTACAACAACCAACAACGTGTGAATAAGTAAGCGATCATTCCATTACCTATGCTCATGGCACGATCGTACAGACACCATCCCCCGAACCCGATTACGTTGTACCAGCGAAACAAGCAAATCAACGCTTAAGTTTACAACGCTAGCCGCATTGAGTCTCTAGCACGTACGCATACGCAACCTTTTATCGCATTACGAGTATGCGCCGGTATACGACAAAGcagaacaaaaaccaaaaattatCACATAGGACACATACACAGATACGTCACATGAGAGAGCAAAGCCCGGtacagcaagcaaaaaaagaaccttTCTTTCTGCAACAtaaaaacagaacaacaatAACCAACAATAGTTTACGCATTATGGATGTCAACCCCCGCTCTCCGCTCTTTGAATGATCTCATATAGGAAATGTGAATGAATTACATCCACCCAGCTGTTTCGATACGAATCCAGCAGTCCTCCCCCCGCTGACGACAGTGCAGGGGGTGGAGCATGTTCAAACaaatagcaacaaaacacaagcaaATCAGAATAATAATCACCCAACCTCCCCTCAAACAGCtcagcaagaaaaaaagggaatattAGCTAAACTTCATAAATGTATGTGTAAAATGGAATAGAAATActtaacaaacaaaagaaaacaaatacaaacacaaacacaaacacacaacaatggATGAGAAAAGATGAAAAGAAAGGTGTCAAGACAAGAACAAGAAGCATGAAAACCATAACAGCACAACTGTGTAGCTGTTGAAAGACGCAAAAATGAGAGTAGAAAAAGGAGCAAATAATTGTGACATGAAAGATAGTAAATGATCGTAACTGAGCGATCGAGACCATCGCTGTGCGCATGTACTACTAACCTACAtaacgaagaaaaagaaaaagaagaagaaaaacaaaacaatcatcaacaGGACTTGGTTGTGTGAGCGCATTTCAACGCAATCGCTTATCGTGTTTGATAATTTATCGCTTTTTTCTGTACATTctctcgtgtttttttttttatttggtggCCATTTTCAGCCTGCTATGATTGAGTGTCTCAAAGGAGGATAAGTGACCactaagcagcagcagccccaaacaaaccaaacttTCGCCACTAGAGGGCGTTTGTTTGGCgcgcaaaagcaaaaactataaacaaccacacatacacacacacatacaaatataGCAAAACTACAGAAACGTGAATAAACGTTGATACAAATCAAAGCCCGATCGTGCGATAGTACATAGCAGTGTAATGTAGCCGATGTAATTGCTATTTGTTTAGGTTAATTTAAATGAATTATCACACGTTCGCTACCAACTACCCGCAAAAcatcacagacacacacacacaccgcgccCCCTTACACTACAGGCACAGACAGGCTGTATGGGTTTATCTTTGCAATGGAAAGCTAGCCACGTAGAACGACGTTCGATCGTCGCCGTGCAATTTATAGTGAAAAAAGAACGactaaaaatattaaacaatcttgtgtaatttaaaaaacaaaaacatttaaagcTATCCCCATCCCAAACCATTTCACCATCTCCACCACTACCATGCTCTAATTCCCAATCAATGTACAAATGTAGTCCAAAAACTAAGCCACCCCACCCTCTAAATCCAACCTTCCATCGGCGAGGCTTAACTGGTTGAATGAAGCTCTaccaattattttatttgtttagtgTATAATTTAATGTGCATTTCTCTGTTCTTGATTTTTGCACTGTAACGCATAAGGACAGTGAAAGAAAGCGGCTAGATATATATACATGTATGTTCTGTGTTGTTACTATTTTCTAGAGATGATTTACGACTTttaacacacaacaaacacgcGCACCGATACGCACTTTAAATGCCTCTCAAGAGTCTTGGTGGTGAGGTGAGGAAAATGGGAatcatgtttctttttttgttttaatattattattactgaAAGGATCGACTCCTACTTATCTTAATAGCAGAGTTTATTTATTATACATCGCAATAATTTGCTTTAGTAATACTGTAGCGACTATTTTtactacaactactactactagtactattactaccactactacagCTACTTTTATTACTAGGGGGAAAAAGAGTTAGACGGTAATGGCAAATGTATACCGATATAGTTAATAGTACGCGTTGTGCAAAGGAAATACGTGAGCAAGAGAGTGAAGAAAAGCGATTGAACTGTTTCAGAATTTAACGCGCAAAACGATAAAACAATTCGAACCAATCCTACCAATCCCAAGCAAAACGGATGTTTAGAAGCGATAGCCATTCATCCTTGATAACTGTACATGGATCCCATAGCCTTCCTTGGGCGCGCGCGTTGACGGCAGCATGGTTTGCTGCAGTGTGCGGAAGATTAATTTATACAAGTGTctgttgaattttattttctattgcCTAAGttattatgtattttttatgagCTATCATTTAAGTGCACATTTTTATACTGTACGTGCATGGGGGTAGAAAGAGAGTGGAAACGGCAGCTGTATGCGTAACAAAGTCGTTGTTATAACGAAGcgaaagggaaagagagagaaagagagaaaaatccAGATCCCGATGGGTAGTACTATTTTTATGCATGcgcgcaaaaaaataataaaaacaaaaatacgcaATCTTACCTAATTATTGATTTGAAGCAGTGGCTGAAAATGGTACACCCGACAACCCATGGTATGAGAGCAGGCTAGGAACAGTGGGACATACCTACAGTACTAATCGATCATCATTGTGAACGATGGATGTAGTACAGCACATCCAcaacaaatacacatacacagcagctccagcagcaaaaccacaatcaaataaaataactacacTCTCATCTGGCTAAACAAATGAGATGGAAACGAATAAAgcaaaagaagtaaaaaaaaaacagcaaaacaaaacgaacacagGAAAATCGTATCATGCTGCTAAACATCcacaccgaaagcaaaacaaacaaacaaaaaaaaaacagtttatcATAATCATTAGTTGGCTATTTGTCACAGTGTACCAATTTATTCGATATAAAAtatagtttaaaaaatgcaaaaaactcatggttgttgctgttttgagATTGAGAAACTGCGGTTGGAGATGGAGAAAAGCGTGCAAGGGTAGGTAGTTCTCTTAGTTTTTCGATATTTTAATCATTAATACATTTAAAATGTCACCTAATGGAGcttttcaatcaaaattaaCTGTTATTAGTATTTTGAAatgtccttttttgttttttttttctcgaatAATCTATATAAGTTTCTCTTGGGCTGCCGTATCGATTCTTTGAAGCGACAAACGGGCTGCCAATACACGCAACGTAGAGTTCAATGTTGTACGCATGTGTACTACAAAGGGCTTTGTTACCAGTAAATAAACATCAACATTTAACTGTGAACCGCTAGTCGGGTACCACAGAtcgattttaatatttaatctGTTTCATTTCACACTTCTCAAATTACTTCCAATTACTATTCAATTTATAT encodes:
- the LOC121591672 gene encoding protein bric-a-brac 1-like isoform X1 gives rise to the protein MPSDTPPPSATSVSHPSPASSHHDPNDPNAPPRDPVDRSGTGTPGPSDHPTGGHLGHHQPPSSSSSSSSSSSSSSTSSSLSSLSLKRSLEEPLTTAKPSPPCSPLTMDHHHQHKAARQSRAASPAGRSTQQQASPGAPGTGGSSSGGGGGGQQFCLRWNNYQTNLTSVFDQLLQSESFVDVTLACDGQSMKAHKMVLSACSPYFQTLFFDNPCQHPIVIMRDVSWAELKAIVEFMYKGEINVSQDQIGPLLKVAEMLKIRGLADVSGDAGEPTGSRAEREAAGSRGPEELDREEHGKLLNPLAIVGSSLLANGAASAAMAGGNGANSTATSGSAAVQAAAAAAAAKKQRAGRDRDTTKEHRMDARLSEFARDLSRADPHISSRDISSVAAAAAAAAAAAAGLAVGEWPLGAAGLEAAAAAAVQASTPKSARKRRWPSGERSSIGSPADSTPDQLEVPSPIPPTPSSLAQSTGGGGGGGGGGGGGGGGGSGGGGGGGSSNSLASFPLPPALDTAAMAMSSLSSSIANHPDDMEIKPGIAEMIREEERAKLLENSQAWLGASTSSIAAESYQYQLQSMWQKCWNSQNLIHHLRFRERGPLKSWRPETMAEAIFSVLKEGLSLSQAARKYDIPYPTFVLYANRVHNMLGPSIDGGTDLRPKGRGRPQRILLGIWPDDHIKGVIKSVVFRDAKEMKEEPMMYGRHSVSSANTMGPFPFQDNPLSYGPTAPNGQLPSVATGTNVPDGMSQDALTAATVAAVRQQMCNMVAAAQHHPDAANLVAAAGFNLPSHCGTPPNLSMHPAAAAAAAAAAAASNASAAGGPSGGGGGGGSSGAIPLPKMGSPAVPSTGHGNNNGGSGAGIQMPRLGSPAGSSGLAKEHELQHHGGGGGGSGGLGGGSGGGISRATPPGARDRAMTARSNLAASETGRSSSSAGSIHRSSPSSSAGSSLNHQHPAHLSHPHHQQQHHHQHQHHHQPHHGHAHHLPHHNPLSHLVGAGGASGALSITKLGSPGSAHDLRISNSPDESPLASPIGLAMEPAVNLALGAGGTQPGPEDVRLHVPPPYGSKPPSRGGGAPSAGYASNSSPPRPEHLFQDQDIAALVATTRAACPPSRVPDYKDTAVRPPASIKVEPLTECRGD